From Candidatus Poribacteria bacterium, the proteins below share one genomic window:
- a CDS encoding phytanoyl-CoA dioxygenase family protein codes for MTTLKTPKKIPAGTPFEFGEHRFHFGEEIVELVDSSSLLNNPNALHRKMREDGYLFIRGFHPRKDAERAAHWTLQAIAQNGGLKPDTSVEEGIIGEANQTFSFFRQTEVAHAKPILDVVDSQRTMRFYEEFLGGSVITFDKRWLRCMAKGGHNHFHYDSVYVGRGTQNRYTMWSALTDIGLENGPLVICLGSHRHDRLKSTYGATDMDSDLTEAVFSTNPCEMVEKFGFTLATAHFQPGDVIIFGLYMMHSSAPNRSDRYRISIDTRYQLAREEKDDRFFFREDGSWLGNFYNKGASYKPIEELRQEWGLE; via the coding sequence ATGACAACATTGAAGACACCGAAAAAGATCCCAGCGGGAACACCCTTTGAATTCGGTGAGCACCGTTTTCATTTTGGTGAGGAGATCGTCGAATTAGTAGATTCCAGCTCACTTCTCAACAATCCGAATGCGTTGCACAGAAAGATGCGTGAGGATGGATACCTCTTTATTCGAGGGTTCCATCCGCGAAAGGATGCGGAGAGAGCGGCACATTGGACATTGCAAGCGATTGCGCAAAACGGTGGGTTAAAGCCGGACACTTCGGTTGAAGAGGGTATCATCGGCGAAGCGAATCAGACATTTAGTTTCTTTCGGCAAACTGAGGTGGCGCATGCCAAACCGATTCTTGATGTTGTGGATAGCCAACGAACGATGCGGTTCTACGAAGAATTCCTCGGTGGTTCGGTCATTACGTTTGACAAACGATGGCTTCGCTGCATGGCGAAGGGTGGACACAACCATTTCCACTACGATAGCGTTTACGTCGGGCGAGGCACACAGAACCGGTACACGATGTGGAGCGCATTGACAGACATTGGTCTGGAAAATGGACCCCTTGTCATCTGCCTCGGTTCCCATCGGCACGATCGGTTAAAGTCCACATACGGCGCGACCGATATGGATAGCGATTTGACGGAAGCTGTGTTCAGCACTAATCCATGTGAGATGGTTGAGAAATTCGGATTCACGTTGGCAACAGCGCATTTTCAGCCGGGGGATGTTATTATCTTTGGACTTTACATGATGCACAGCAGTGCCCCGAATCGCTCTGACCGCTATCGTATCAGCATCGATACGCGATACCAACTCGCTCGCGAAGAGAAAGATGACCGCTTCTTTTTCCGTGAAGACGGCAGTTGGCTCGGTAATTTTTACAACAAAGGCGCAAGTTACAAACCGATAGAGGAACTCCGCCAGGAGTGGGGATTGGAATAA